The following are encoded together in the Bubalus kerabau isolate K-KA32 ecotype Philippines breed swamp buffalo chromosome 3, PCC_UOA_SB_1v2, whole genome shotgun sequence genome:
- the BAG6 gene encoding large proline-rich protein BAG6 isoform X5, producing MEPNDSTSTTMEEPDSLEVLVKTLDSQTRTFIVGAQMNVKEFKEHIAASVSIPSEKQRLIYQGRVLQDDKKLQEYNVGGKVIHLVERAPPQTQLPSGASSGTGSTSATHGGGPTPGTRGPGASVHDRNANSYVMVGTFNLPSEPRVRLVMAQHMIRDIQTLLSRMECRGGAQAQHSQPPPQTPTVAPEPVALTSQTSEPVESEVPPREPMEAEEVEERAPAQSPELTPSGPAPAGPASAPETNAPNHPSPAEYVEVLQELQRLESRLQPFLQRYYEVLGAAATTDYNNNQEGREEDQRLINLVGESLRLLGNTFVALSDLRCNLACAPPRHLHVVRPMSHYTTPMVLQQAAIPIQINVGTTVTMTGNGTRPPPTPSAEAPPTGAGQASSLAPSSTAVESSNEGASPPGPAPPPTTSHPRVIRISHQSVEPVVMMHMNIQDSGTQPGGVPSAPTGPLGPPGHGQTLGQQVPGFPTAPTRLVIARPTPPQARPSHPGGPPVSGALPGAGLGTNASLAQMVSGLVGQLLMQPVLVAQGTPGMAPSPAPATASASSGTTNTATTAGPAPGGPTQPPPPQASSSDLQFSQLLGNLLGPAGPGTGGPGMASPTITVAMPGVPAFLQGMTDFLQATQTAAPPPPPPPPPPPPPAPEQQTAPPPGSPSGGSGSPGSVGPESLPLEFFTSVVQGVLSSLLGSLGARAGSSESIAAFIQRLSGSSNIFEPGADGALGFFGALLSLLCQNFSMVDVVMLLHGHFQPLQRLQPQLRSFFHQHYLGGQEPTPGNIRTATHALITGLEEYVRESFSLVQVQPGVDIIRTNLEFLQEQFNSIAAHVMHCTDSGFGARLLELCNQGLFECLALNLHCLGGQQMELAAVINGRIRRMSRGVNPSLVSWLTTMMGLRLQVVLEHMPVGPDAILRYVRRVGDPPQTLPEEPMEVQGSERTSPEPQRENASPAPGTTAEEAMSRGPPPAPEGGSRDEQDGASAETEPWAAAVPPEWVPIIQQDIQSQRKVKPQPPLSDAYLSGMPAKRRKTMQGEGPQLLLSEAVSRAAKAAGARPLTSPESLSRDLEAPEVQESYRQQLRADIQKRLQEDPNYSPQRFPNAHRAFADDP from the exons ATGGAGCCCAATGATAGTACCAGTACCACTATGGAGGAACCTGACAGCCTGGAGGTGCTGGTGAAGACCCTGGACTCTCAGACCCGGACCTTTATTGTGGGGGCCCAG ATGAACGTAAAGGAGTTTAAGGAGCATATTGCTGCTTCTGTTAGCATCCCGTCTGAGAAACAACGGCTTATCTACCAGGGACGAGTTCTGCAGGATGATAAGAAGCTCCAAGAATACA ATGTTGGGGGAAAGGTTATTCACCTTGTGGAACGGGCTCCTCCTCAGACTCAGCTCCCTTCTGGAGCATCTTCTGGAACAGGGTCCACCTCAGCCACCCATGGTGGGGGACCCACGCCTGGTACTCGGGGGCCTGGGGCCTCTGTTCATGACCGGAATGCCAACAGCTATGTCATGGTTGGAACCTTCAATCTTCCC AGTGAGCCCCGAGTGCGGCTGGTGATGGCTCAGCATATGATCAGGGATATACAGACCTTACTCTCCCGGATGGAG TGCCGAGGAGGGGCCCAAGCCCAGCACAGTCAGCCGCCACCCCAGACGCCAACGGTTGCCCCGGAGCCAGTGGCCTTGACCTCCCAAACGTCAGAACCGGTTGAAAGTGAAGTGCCTCCTCGGGAGCCCATGGAGGCGGAAGAAGTGGAGGAGCGTGCCCCTGCCCAGAGCCCGGAGCTCACCCCTTCTGGCCCAGCCCCAGCGGGCCCAGCATCTGCCCCAGAGACAAATGCACCCAA CCACCCTTCGCCTGCGGAGTATGTCGAGGTGCTTCAGGAGCTGCAGCGGCTTGAGAGCCGCCTCCAGCCCTTCCTGCAGCGCTACTATGAGGTTTTGGGCGCTGCTGCCACCACGGACTATAACAACAAT CAAGAGGGCCGTGAGGAGGACCAGCGCTTGATCAACTTGGTGGGGGAGAGCCTGCGGCTGCTGGGCAACACCTTCGTGGCGCTATCCGACCTGCGTTGCAATCTGGCCTGTGCGCCCCCTCGTCATCTGCACGTGGTCCGGCCCATGTCTCACTACACCACCCCCATGGTGCTCCAGCAGGCGGCCATCCCCATCCAG ATCAATGTGGGGACCACTGTGACCATGACGGGGAATGGGACACGGCCCCCCCCGACTCCAAGTGCAGAGGCACCTCCCACTGGTGCTGGGCAGGCCTCGTCCCTGGCCCCCTCTTCTACCGCCGTTGAGTCTTCGAATGAGGGGGCTTCCCCGCCAGGGCCAGCTCCCCCACCGACCACCAGCCACCCGAGGGTCATCCGGATTTCCCACCAGAGCGTGGAACCCGTGGTCATGATGCACATGAACATCCAAG ATTCTGGCACACAGCCTGGTGGAGTTCCGAGTGCTCCCACTGGCCCCCTAGGACCCCCTGGTCATGGCCAGACCCTGG GACAGCAGGTGCCAGGCTTCCCAACAGCTCCCACCCGGCTGGTGATTGCCCGGCCCACCCCTCCACAGGCTCGGCCTTCCCATCCTGGGGGGCCCCCAGTCTCAGGGGCTCTG CCGGGCGCTGGTTTGGGTACCAATGCCTCTTTAGCCCAGATGGTGAGCGGCCTCGTGGGGCAGCTTCTTATGCAGCCTGTCCTTGTGG CTCAGGGGACCCCAGGAATGGCTCCATCTCCAGCCCCTGCCACTGCGTCAGCCAGTTCCGGCACCACCAACACGGCTACCACAGCTGGCCCTGCCCCCGGGGGGCCCACTCAGCCTCCGCCCCCTCAAGCCTCCTCCTCTGATCTTCAGTTCTCTCAGCTCCTGGGGAACCTGCTGGGGCCTGCTGGGCCGGGAACTGGAGGGCCTGGTATGGCTTCTCCCACCATTACTGTGGCGATGCCTGGTGTACCcgcctttctccagggcatgacGGACTTCTTGCAG GCAACACAAACAGCTGCTCCCCCTCCTCCGCCGCCTCCACCCCCACCGCCCCCTCCGGCCCCAGAGCAGCAGACAGCACCCCCACCGGGGTCCCCTTCTGGTGGCAGTGGGAGTCCTGGCAGCGTGGGTCCTGAAAGCCTGCCATTGGAGTTCTTCACCTCAGTGGTGCAGGGTGTGCTGAGCTCGCTGCTGGGCTCCCTGGGGGCCCGGGCTGGCAGCAGTGAGAGCATCGCTGCTTTCATACAGCGCCTCAGTGGGTCCAGCAACATCTTTGAGCCCGGGGCCGATGGGGCTCTCG GATTCTTCGGGGCCCTGCTGTCTCTTCTATGCCAGAACTTTTCCATGGTGGATGTGGTGATGCTGCTCCACGGGCATTTCCAGCCCCTGCAGCGGCTCCAGCCCCAGCTGCGGTCTTTCTTCCACCAGCACTACCTGGGTGGCCAGGAGCCCACACCTGGTAACATCCGG ACGGCAACCCACGCATTGATCACGGGGCTTGAAGAATATGTGCGGGAGAGTTTT TCTTTGGTGCAAGTTCAGCCAGGTGTGGACATCATCCGAACAAACCTGGAATTTCTCCAAGAGCAATTTAATAGCATTGCTGCTCATGTGATGCACTGCACAG ACAGTGGATTTGGGGCCCGACTGCTGGAGCTGTGTAACCAGGGCCTGTTTGAATGCTTGGCCCTGAACCTGCACTGCTTGGGGGGACAGCAGATGGAGCTTGCTGCTGTCATCAATGGCCGAATT CGTCGCATGTCTCGTGGAGTGAATCCGTCCTTGGTGAGCTGGCTGACCACTATGATGGGACTGAGGCTGCAGGTGGTACTGGAACACATGCCTGTAGGCCCTGATGCCATTCTCAGATACGTTCGCAGGGTTGGGGATCCCCCTCAG ACACTTCCTGAGGAGCCAATGGAAGTTCAGGGATCAGAGAGAACCTCCCCTGAGCCTCAG CGGGAGAATGCTTCCCCGGCCCCTGGAACAACAGCGGAAGAGGCCATGTCCCGAGGCCCACCTCCTGCTCCTGAGGGGGGCTCCCGAGACGAACAGGATGGAGCTTCTGCTGAGACAGAACCTTGGGCAGCTGCAGTCCCCCCA GAATGGGTCCCTATTATCCAGCAGGACATTCAGAGCCAGCGGAAAGTGAAACCGCAGCCCCCCCTGAGCGATGCCTACCTCAGTGGTATGCCTGCCAAGAGACGTAAG ACGATGCAGGGTGAGGGCCCCCAGCTGCTTCTCTCAGAGGCCGTGAGCCGGGCAGCTAAGGCAGCCGGAGCTCGGCCCCTGACAAGCCCCGAGAGCCTGAGCCGGGACCTGGAGGCACCAGAGGTTCAGGAGAGCTACAGGCAGCAG cTCCGGGCTGACATACAAAAGCGACTGCAGGAAGACCCCAACTACAGCCCCCAGCGCTTCCCGAATGCCCACAGGGCCTTTGCTGATGATCCCTAG
- the BAG6 gene encoding large proline-rich protein BAG6 isoform X7 has protein sequence MEPNDSTSTTMEEPDSLEVLVKTLDSQTRTFIVGAQMNVKEFKEHIAASVSIPSEKQRLIYQGRVLQDDKKLQEYNVGGKVIHLVERAPPQTQLPSGASSGTGSTSATHGGGPTPGTRGPGASVHDRNANSYVMVGTFNLPSDGSAVDVHINMEQAPIQSEPRVRLVMAQHMIRDIQTLLSRMECRGGAQAQHSQPPPQTPTVAPEPVALTSQTSEPVESEVPPREPMEAEEVEERAPAQSPELTPSGPAPAGPASAPETNAPNHPSPAEYVEVLQELQRLESRLQPFLQRYYEVLGAAATTDYNNNQEGREEDQRLINLVGESLRLLGNTFVALSDLRCNLACAPPRHLHVVRPMSHYTTPMVLQQAAIPIQINVGTTVTMTGNGTRPPPTPSAEAPPTGAGQASSLAPSSTAVESSNEGASPPGPAPPPTTSHPRVIRISHQSVEPVVMMHMNIQDSGTQPGGVPSAPTGPLGPPGHGQTLGQQVPGFPTAPTRLVIARPTPPQARPSHPGGPPVSGALPGAGLGTNASLAQMVSGLVGQLLMQPVLVAQGTPGMAPSPAPATASASSGTTNTATTAGPAPGGPTQPPPPQASSSDLQFSQLLGNLLGPAGPGTGGPGMASPTITVAMPGVPAFLQGMTDFLQATQTAAPPPPPPPPPPPPPAPEQQTAPPPGSPSGGSGSPGSVGPESLPLEFFTSVVQGVLSSLLGSLGARAGSSESIAAFIQRLSGSSNIFEPGADGALGFFGALLSLLCQNFSMVDVVMLLHGHFQPLQRLQPQLRSFFHQHYLGGQEPTPGNIRTATHALITGLEEYVRESFSLVQVQPGVDIIRTNLEFLQEQFNSIAAHVMHCTDSGFGARLLELCNQGLFECLALNLHCLGGQQMELAAVINGRIRRMSRGVNPSLVSWLTTMMGLRLQVVLEHMPVGPDAILRYVRRVGDPPQTLPEEPMEVQGSERTSPEPQRENASPAPGTTAEEAMSRGPPPAPEGGSRDEQDGASAETEPWAAAVPPEWVPIIQQDIQSQRKVKPQPPLSDAYLSGMPAKRRKLRADIQKRLQEDPNYSPQRFPNAHRAFADDP, from the exons ATGGAGCCCAATGATAGTACCAGTACCACTATGGAGGAACCTGACAGCCTGGAGGTGCTGGTGAAGACCCTGGACTCTCAGACCCGGACCTTTATTGTGGGGGCCCAG ATGAACGTAAAGGAGTTTAAGGAGCATATTGCTGCTTCTGTTAGCATCCCGTCTGAGAAACAACGGCTTATCTACCAGGGACGAGTTCTGCAGGATGATAAGAAGCTCCAAGAATACA ATGTTGGGGGAAAGGTTATTCACCTTGTGGAACGGGCTCCTCCTCAGACTCAGCTCCCTTCTGGAGCATCTTCTGGAACAGGGTCCACCTCAGCCACCCATGGTGGGGGACCCACGCCTGGTACTCGGGGGCCTGGGGCCTCTGTTCATGACCGGAATGCCAACAGCTATGTCATGGTTGGAACCTTCAATCTTCCC AGTGACGGCTCTGCTGTGGATGTTCACATCAACATGGAACAGGCCCCGATTCAG AGTGAGCCCCGAGTGCGGCTGGTGATGGCTCAGCATATGATCAGGGATATACAGACCTTACTCTCCCGGATGGAG TGCCGAGGAGGGGCCCAAGCCCAGCACAGTCAGCCGCCACCCCAGACGCCAACGGTTGCCCCGGAGCCAGTGGCCTTGACCTCCCAAACGTCAGAACCGGTTGAAAGTGAAGTGCCTCCTCGGGAGCCCATGGAGGCGGAAGAAGTGGAGGAGCGTGCCCCTGCCCAGAGCCCGGAGCTCACCCCTTCTGGCCCAGCCCCAGCGGGCCCAGCATCTGCCCCAGAGACAAATGCACCCAA CCACCCTTCGCCTGCGGAGTATGTCGAGGTGCTTCAGGAGCTGCAGCGGCTTGAGAGCCGCCTCCAGCCCTTCCTGCAGCGCTACTATGAGGTTTTGGGCGCTGCTGCCACCACGGACTATAACAACAAT CAAGAGGGCCGTGAGGAGGACCAGCGCTTGATCAACTTGGTGGGGGAGAGCCTGCGGCTGCTGGGCAACACCTTCGTGGCGCTATCCGACCTGCGTTGCAATCTGGCCTGTGCGCCCCCTCGTCATCTGCACGTGGTCCGGCCCATGTCTCACTACACCACCCCCATGGTGCTCCAGCAGGCGGCCATCCCCATCCAG ATCAATGTGGGGACCACTGTGACCATGACGGGGAATGGGACACGGCCCCCCCCGACTCCAAGTGCAGAGGCACCTCCCACTGGTGCTGGGCAGGCCTCGTCCCTGGCCCCCTCTTCTACCGCCGTTGAGTCTTCGAATGAGGGGGCTTCCCCGCCAGGGCCAGCTCCCCCACCGACCACCAGCCACCCGAGGGTCATCCGGATTTCCCACCAGAGCGTGGAACCCGTGGTCATGATGCACATGAACATCCAAG ATTCTGGCACACAGCCTGGTGGAGTTCCGAGTGCTCCCACTGGCCCCCTAGGACCCCCTGGTCATGGCCAGACCCTGG GACAGCAGGTGCCAGGCTTCCCAACAGCTCCCACCCGGCTGGTGATTGCCCGGCCCACCCCTCCACAGGCTCGGCCTTCCCATCCTGGGGGGCCCCCAGTCTCAGGGGCTCTG CCGGGCGCTGGTTTGGGTACCAATGCCTCTTTAGCCCAGATGGTGAGCGGCCTCGTGGGGCAGCTTCTTATGCAGCCTGTCCTTGTGG CTCAGGGGACCCCAGGAATGGCTCCATCTCCAGCCCCTGCCACTGCGTCAGCCAGTTCCGGCACCACCAACACGGCTACCACAGCTGGCCCTGCCCCCGGGGGGCCCACTCAGCCTCCGCCCCCTCAAGCCTCCTCCTCTGATCTTCAGTTCTCTCAGCTCCTGGGGAACCTGCTGGGGCCTGCTGGGCCGGGAACTGGAGGGCCTGGTATGGCTTCTCCCACCATTACTGTGGCGATGCCTGGTGTACCcgcctttctccagggcatgacGGACTTCTTGCAG GCAACACAAACAGCTGCTCCCCCTCCTCCGCCGCCTCCACCCCCACCGCCCCCTCCGGCCCCAGAGCAGCAGACAGCACCCCCACCGGGGTCCCCTTCTGGTGGCAGTGGGAGTCCTGGCAGCGTGGGTCCTGAAAGCCTGCCATTGGAGTTCTTCACCTCAGTGGTGCAGGGTGTGCTGAGCTCGCTGCTGGGCTCCCTGGGGGCCCGGGCTGGCAGCAGTGAGAGCATCGCTGCTTTCATACAGCGCCTCAGTGGGTCCAGCAACATCTTTGAGCCCGGGGCCGATGGGGCTCTCG GATTCTTCGGGGCCCTGCTGTCTCTTCTATGCCAGAACTTTTCCATGGTGGATGTGGTGATGCTGCTCCACGGGCATTTCCAGCCCCTGCAGCGGCTCCAGCCCCAGCTGCGGTCTTTCTTCCACCAGCACTACCTGGGTGGCCAGGAGCCCACACCTGGTAACATCCGG ACGGCAACCCACGCATTGATCACGGGGCTTGAAGAATATGTGCGGGAGAGTTTT TCTTTGGTGCAAGTTCAGCCAGGTGTGGACATCATCCGAACAAACCTGGAATTTCTCCAAGAGCAATTTAATAGCATTGCTGCTCATGTGATGCACTGCACAG ACAGTGGATTTGGGGCCCGACTGCTGGAGCTGTGTAACCAGGGCCTGTTTGAATGCTTGGCCCTGAACCTGCACTGCTTGGGGGGACAGCAGATGGAGCTTGCTGCTGTCATCAATGGCCGAATT CGTCGCATGTCTCGTGGAGTGAATCCGTCCTTGGTGAGCTGGCTGACCACTATGATGGGACTGAGGCTGCAGGTGGTACTGGAACACATGCCTGTAGGCCCTGATGCCATTCTCAGATACGTTCGCAGGGTTGGGGATCCCCCTCAG ACACTTCCTGAGGAGCCAATGGAAGTTCAGGGATCAGAGAGAACCTCCCCTGAGCCTCAG CGGGAGAATGCTTCCCCGGCCCCTGGAACAACAGCGGAAGAGGCCATGTCCCGAGGCCCACCTCCTGCTCCTGAGGGGGGCTCCCGAGACGAACAGGATGGAGCTTCTGCTGAGACAGAACCTTGGGCAGCTGCAGTCCCCCCA GAATGGGTCCCTATTATCCAGCAGGACATTCAGAGCCAGCGGAAAGTGAAACCGCAGCCCCCCCTGAGCGATGCCTACCTCAGTGGTATGCCTGCCAAGAGACGTAAG cTCCGGGCTGACATACAAAAGCGACTGCAGGAAGACCCCAACTACAGCCCCCAGCGCTTCCCGAATGCCCACAGGGCCTTTGCTGATGATCCCTAG